The segment TTGATGCTGGCGCATAGAAGGGCTTGCTAGGAAGAAGCATAGCCATGAAGTAAAATGCTAGTGCAATGATCCAGCACAAGATGATAAAGTGAGATGCTTTGCCATCTGACAATTAGCTGAGAAGAAGTGATAACAATAGGTAGGACTTACTGAAAGCTTCCCATGTACCAGGCTGTGGACTAGAACTTTGTATACGTTACCTCACGTAATCTTCACCCAATCCTTTATAACTCTCACTCTCATTATGCCCATTTCTCACAAGGAAAcaggatggggaggaaggaaatgtCCAGTGTACGCTCTGTGGAGTGCAGAGCTGAGTGGTGGGTCCTGAACATCCACAAGGGGCATACAAATAACAGGGCATCTGGGCAGTGTGGGGGTGGGAGCCCTGAAGACAAGCCTTATGGGTTTCGCAAATTCCCCCAGAGCCCACATTTTCTATGGAGGAATTTGCTCGACTGTACCCTGCTCGCTGGTGAGTGCAGAATGCTTCTAACTTTGGGTCATTGGAGGGAGAGTCTCAGTTGAGTTGGAAGCAGAGATTCTGTAGTTCTGTACTGAACATGAGGAAGTGAGTGGTCAAGATGTGCTGAGAGGCCATTCCAGTCATAGAACCATGTGATTTCTGACCAGAAAGGGGATTAGGTAATGAGTTTAGTCCTCCTCTCTTTCACCATCGTGGAAAAAAGTGATCTGCTCACATCAATTCCAAAAGCAAGGGAGGATATGAAAGGAACCCATTTCCCTAAATTAAAATTTCCTAGAGACTCCAGTATTCAAACCCAGATTCTGGACAGGGATAATAAGAAATTGATACTGATTACCTTGAAAGTGAAACTCCACTAAACCTGAGTAGTGCCGGGAAACACAAGGTAAGACCCTTGACTCCATTGTAGAGAATGTATTTCAATGACAGTGTGATGTAGTAGAGAAACATTTACTAAGGAAACCCAGAGCCCTTTGCCATCTCAGGTTTCTTTTCACTGAAGCTTGACGCTCAAAGTTATGGCTTCTTCAAAGCAGCTCCAAATCCCGAAGGTGAGATAGCTCTCACCTGGAGCCCACGTGTGTTCCTCTACCACTTGGCTGGTAACAGTCACCTGGGAATCATTCCAGCAGGTGGCTTCCAAAGTCCAACCTGCTAGGTTGAAATCTGACACTGATAGAGACTCCCCGGGAGCTCTTACTGAAAGCTAAACCAGGAACCAGGAAATGCACAAGCCTCTTTATGTAGAAAAACAGCTGGGCTCCCTCCGAGGCAACAGAGCACCATGGGAAACCGGCTTTGCTGCGGGGGACACTGGTGAgtaggggcagggggtggagggtaACATCTCTGTTCGTGGACACGCAGGCcaagagaataagagaaagagtGCAGCTAGTTCTCTACCAACCTCCCGCAGccacctccctctgcctggcacaccTCCCGGGTGCCAACACCAGAGCATTACCTCTTTCTGTGCTCACGTCTTTCAGAGAAcacagccaagcctgctgacggTAGAATGGGCCAGAGCAGGATGGGAATGGTGAATTGGCACggtttctctctgtccttctcttcctctcctttcctttctcttccttcccttcttccccagatgatgatgataattaatTATAGCATTGGCGAGCttgctatgttccaggcactttTCGAACAATCTCGTTTACTCTTCCCCACAATGCTATGAGGGGAGGTGGCCTTACTCCTCCTGTTTTTACAGCTgagaagctgaggttcagagaagttgaCTTGTCCCAAGTCACATGGCTAGTGAGCAAATAAATCAACATTCcaatccaggtctgtctgacttcagagcccagACTTTTAACCACTACATAATTCTGCCCTCTCAAATCAAGGAAATcaactttggagaaatgtttgtttaaagGGGTAGaagtggagagaaggagaatatccatgaaatatttgaatatagCTTTCACACTTGTGTGACTTTCGGCAAATCCTGtaacttctctttttcctcatgtgtacaatatagatAGCATGACCTATGTTGTTTAGATCATAGGTTTGAAGAGCAGAGGATATGTGAAAGCCTCACAGTAAATTATTCATAGTGTTTTTACTGTTCTTTCCCAGAGTTGTAACCACTCCAAACTCCCAGACCTGGTTTTATCCTGTTCACTGTTTTCTTAGCTATACATTCCAAACCTGGGTCAGTCTTGAGGATGTCTtgcttgtgaaaaaaaaaatcatcattatatttagaaaaatagataaGGCACATTGAAAAGCACATATGATTTGGAATCTGTACATTGGATTCAAGTCCAGTTCttattactcattcatttatcaaacaaATATTGTATTGAATACCTATATATACCACGTATAATGACAGATGCAGAGGACGTAGCAATGATAGGAAATTTGGCCCCTCCCTCCTTGAGTAAGATACCAAAGTTCTAGGGCCTTAGTTGACCTCTCTGTAAGACGGAAACAATGATAAGTTTCCTAGAATTTTATCAGGATTGGGaggaaaaaattcactttttaaactcTCAGATATCCCGTAGACACAGGACATTTAGGAACATATAAGATTTTCTACAGAAAAGAGTGTAACAActtctttcacttcctttgttccaagttttcatattcttcatttttggttaatttttcctCTGATGGTGGTAATCATAGCAATCAGCTTTCACTGATGCTCATTATATGTCAGGCACTTAGCTGAgtattttacattaattattttatgtaattcttATGACAATCCATGGGGTTTAGGTTCTGTTATTATCcttattaataagaaaatgaaagcctGATTAAGCTAAAAACTTGCTGAAATTCACACAGCTAATCTGATAACATCAGTCTGGCGCTAGAGCCTGGCTAGAaacactaccccccccccccgatattCTGACCAAagtatactttttttctcttaaaatattagtAGATATTTTAAGTAGATCAATATTAGTAGATATTTTAAGTAGATAAATGttgtttccctctgtttctcaTTATCTCAATAAACTTACAGAGACTGATAGTATGACaactaaaaagatttttattttaaatttatcattattgttattattttctgattacaaaagtaatacattcACCACAGAAAATTGGGAAAGTATGAAAGAGCAGGAAATAAGTAACcataaatatactaaatatatttatgGCAATCATAAATGACAGAAACATTTTAGTATATTTCCATGTAatcctctcatttctttctttctttctttctttctttctttctttctttctttctttctttctttctttctttctttctttctttctttctttctttctttctttctttttttttttggtgcaccTCACAGTTACATTTATTCATGCCACAAAGGAAACCACACGTCCACAAGTGTGCAGCAATGCTCCATGTTCCCATCTAACAGTTTGCTGAGATTTACAGCCAGACTGAAGCTCCACCTGACGTGTACTCTAAGTAAAGTGGGTTAATGATAACCATGAGCAGGTGCAGGACTGGAAGCTTTCAAAGCTTTACTTCTTTTACCCTGGTCTTATAAACGATGAAGCCTATGCACCCCATTCCTACCCAAATATCCTGGTAAAATTGGGTATAGTAGGGCTTTGTGGGGACCCAAACATTTTTAACAAGAGTTGGAAACATCTGGGCACAGGACCCCCTCCGGCTCCCGCTCAGCCCACCCCAACTTACACAGTGACTCAGAAAGATCACCTCCATGCAATCCTTCTGAAATGTTTATGTGCATAGGTTTAATCCCAAAACATTATCTTTTTACTAACTTGACAAAGATTAAGATTTTCCATGCTATTGGGTGTTCTTccaacatctttctttctttttttttttttcaaatttttaagaaagagggagacagtgtgagcaggagggtgggggatgcagagagagagacagacagacacacacacacacacacacacacacacacacacacacagaatcccaatgaggggcttaaacccccaaaccacaagatcacaacctgagccatagtcagacacttaaccaactgagtcacccaggcgccctcttgcACATCTTTCTTAAGTGGATGTACAATGTTCCATTTATAGAAGATGCCATTTATGTAGTCATTTCCCGATGTTGGACATTTAGGGTATTTCCTATTTtttgcaattgtaaataatgctacaatgagcATCCATATTTGCACCTAATTATTTCTTAGGATATGGAATTGCCACATCAGAGGATACACATTTTATGTTTAAGCCTCCTTATACTTCTTGTCAATTGCATTCTTGGAAaattgagtcatttttttttcatactaccAATACAGGAGAGTGCCCATTTAGTTTCCTGAATTCtgagctaaaaataaaatcctgtcaACTGTGAGTCTAACTGAATATTCCATTTAGGTTGTGTCCAGGCATTATATAGTATCCAACTTGGGAAAAGGCTCCATTCACTAAAATTGGGTCACCCAAATCCGTGACTTTAAAACTTATATTCTCTTCATCCATTTAAGTAGAAGTAAGTAGGAGAACAGTAGCAACAAGGGGGAAAGAATTAGAGGCTAAGATAAGGCTATGACCAGGcagaggtaaaaaataaattaatttataacaaaaatataaaaaaaaaaaaaagaggaagagctGAAGTGGCAGAAGCAGAAAATAGAAGTAGAAAGACCTAGAAGTGGTTTCAGAGTTTTTTTCTTCTGAACCACCTGTAAAGTTCCACCACCGATGGTGACTCTATCTGCTCTCAACTCAGCAAGCTGCATTAAAACCAAAAGCCATACCAAAACACAAAACTCTGTCAGAAGTGTGGGAAAATCCTGATTTTTCCACAGCAGTAAAATGGACATGATTTAGaagcttccctctctctctctttttctatttagttagcaaaagaaggaaatttcatTAGGGAGACAGAGGTCAGAACAGATAGGGTTGGCGCTGGTGAGAGTTGGAAATGTACTAGCAAGAAAAAGCATCCGGAGTAAGCTTCAAACTATTCAGCCTATTTCCTCAGACAAGTGTTTTTCTCTGGCCATCAAACAGTTGACAATCACGTAGACACCCTGGCTCCACTAGAGACCCCAGGGGCTCAGAAATGAGGTCTGTCCTGCAGCAAGGGCAGGGGAGCTGAGTCACTCACCAAATTCAGAGCTCCCTGTGCTGTGGATGTTAAAGGTTAAAtatctctcactttctctgttaattaaaaacaagGACATGGAAACAGGGAGGGAGATTGCCTGTTAGAAAAGGGCTTGGAGGGGCCCTAACTAGTTAACCCTGGTTGTGGCAGCTTCTGTGACTCCCAGAATGGGAACCCTATGTTAGCAGAGACTGtggaacaagaaaaataataaaacactgagTGCTGTAGCAAGAGGGTCTCTGAATCCAGGAATATCCCATTTTTTGGCAGGTTTCCCTTACCCTCTGCTGGGATTAGCCTGTTAGACAATCCCAGAATAGCCCTCAACCCAGCTATATCCCTGGCGTGTTGCGCCTGATTGCCTGCGGCTGTATTTTGGGTTTGGTTATGTCAGTTGTACCACTCCACCTTCCAGAACCATCCTTGGGGGAGAGATGTGGTACCCCTGATAAACACTTTCTGGCTGGCTCAGGGTGAATGGTTGTCAGAGGGAAGTGAGGGAAGGTCATCCCAGAATGTTAAGGAGGCACAGAACAAATGATaaaggtgggaggagagaggccaggaCTCTTACACGTGGGTGATCTGTGTTTCACTTCACAGGAGCTGCCCATCAACttcccagaggaaaaagaaaatgggtaacTGGGCTTTGGGGGCGGGGGCTTGGAGTGGTCAAATTAGAGAAGAGAAAGTACTAGAACCAGTGTTTCTGGAAAGGGCGTAAGAATGAAAAGGAGTCGCAGCCTTGGAAGGGATAAAGGGAGACAGGACACCAGAGAAACTCTTTTGGTTACTGGGTCCCAGATCAGCTCTGAAATTCTGGGTCTCATTCTTTCTGTTATCTTAGAGTGGCAAGCTTGGctgttcattctttcattcacccGGCAAAAATTAACTGAACACTTACAGTGTACATGAGGTGCGCTGCTGGGTCCCAAGGAGGCAGAGGAGCAAGAAGAGCTGCAAATCAAGTCTGAGAGACTTGTTTACACATAAACAAGAACTGCAATGGAGTCTGCTAGTGCTGTAATAGACTCATACTCACACCATGGGAGAATGAGGGAAAACACCAATGTCGAAGGAATAATAGCAAATTCTCaggctggaggaggagcagaggaaagggtaTTTCAGGCAGTGCAATTATCTCATGtagaaggaaggtaggaaggaaggaaaggagaaggggagggaggaaggagaaagagactgaCTTGATTGAAAGTGACCAACTGTTTGGTGTAGCTGAGCACTCACACTTTGCACTGGAATAGTCTGTATGATTATCTGTCTCCTCCAGCAGACAGTAAGCTCCCTGAGGCAGAGAAAATAGCCTGCTCATCCTTCAATGCCCAGAATGGGTCACAGAGCCCAGCATACAACAGGCTCTCAGCATATATTTGTTGAACTGTGTTAGGGGTGGGTGAAAACTGAGGATGGAAGATATCAGTGGCAGAGTGTGAAAGGAGTTTGGATGTGGGGATGGTAGCAGTGAAAGGGGTGAACCCAGAGGCAGGGGGATTAGTTAGAAGCCCACTATAATAGTTTAACAGACATTCAAAGAGGGCAAGCTCAGGCAGCTCAAGAGATAATGGATTTAAGGTGGATTTCTGCCTCTCAGAAAGCCAAGCAAGACGGACAttgaagcagcagcagcagcagcagaatggCACCAAGGTAATGACAGGCCCCCGTCCCTTCCAGGGGGCTGTTCAGATACAGGATCTGAGGTTCCCGCTTTTTCACCCTGGGATGCATCTGGGTCATCTTGAACCAGAACTTGCTGGTTCTGCCCTACAAAGGAGCAGAGCGAGGGGACATCGGTATAGCTGACCCTGCTTTGCAGATGAGGGGCAAAAGCAAGCCAAGTACCTCCCTTAATGCTGTCAATTTCTTGCAGGCCCATGACACAACAGGACGTATGTATGAGCAGGTGTTAGAGAAGCCTGCGTCTCAGGAGAGGAGTCGAGGCCTTAGTGTGAAGGAGAACAGCTTACATTATGCAGACATTCAAGTGTACAGCTGTACCCAGCCACGCTCTGCTCTGGAAGTGAAGCATCTTCAGTCAGAAAATGCTACAGAATATGCAACCCTTCGCTTCCCCCAGGCCACGCCCCGCTACGACAGCAAGAACGGCACCCTGGTGTGAGCCTTGGGGAGGAAGGGCCTGTTTCCGCCTCATTTCGCCACTACTCCTGTGGGGAGACTTCTGCTTTGGGGAATTGGCTGGTGGCCCAGAGATGGCTGCCACGTTTTAAACTTAACTCCAGAACCCCAGTGAGAGCCccccattcttgctctctcctctaggCCTACCTTTAATTTGCCACCGTGAGCTTGGAGTTGTTTCGGGGCTGGTTAGGGGCGGATGGAGTTCCACAAAAGGAGGGACTAGGAGGAGCATGCCAAAAATTTTTTGACCCCTACCTTTGCTCTTGCTTTCAAGAAAAGTGAAGGAAGAACAGGTTACCTCAGCACTTAAGTTGATTTTGTTAGGCTTAATTTAATGGTGTCTCTTTTATACACCTTAAATCTAAAGCTGAAGAAGTGCTCTGGAAAAGCATTCTGAGTTCTCACACCAGCCCCCAGGGCTGGCTTGGGCAATTCCCTCAATGGTTGGGTCAAAGGTCTCAGAACCTAAAAAAGACAAAcgagggcaggggtgaggcgTGGAGGAAACAATTCCCTGACCACCGGTTACACGTATTTCAAGTCACTGACAGCACTGCATGACCCGGAAACTCCCTTTGGCTGGACCGTAGGCTCTCGCAGGTGCAAAGTCTCTGGGATCAATAAATCGCATAAGGAACATGCCTGGTGCGTGTTGCGGGGTGGGGGGTCTGCGGGCTCTACGTAAGTGCAGCAGGTCTCGCTTAGCCTAAGGGCGGCGGGGAAATCCAGACCCTTCGCGCCCTACTCCACAGGCCTTGGCTGAGCCGGAGCTGAGATGAGGTTTGCACGCCCAGGAGGCGGGCTCTCATCTGCGGAAGAGGGGCGCTCCCTGGGCGGGATCCTGGCAGTCAGGAGGCGGAGCTGGCTCGGGCCGCAGGAGGCTGGTCCGGAAGGCAGGGGGCGGGGTCAAGACCCGCCGGGGGTTGTGGTCGGGGACGTTAGGAGGCGGGGCCGGacaggcagggggcggggcccagGTAAGCTGGGGCTGGCTCGCGCTGGCCggtggtgggcggggccaggTCGGGCCCGGCCTCCGCGTCACCATGGCAGCGGGaacgcggcggcggcggccctgCGGCTGCAGCAGGCCGTGCTCAGAAGGGCTGGGGACAGAGATGTTGAACCAGACGGACCGATGAGTTAAGAGGTAGGTGGTAAAAGGTGGGAGGTGCCTGGGAAATAGAATTACCACTGGTTGAGCTTCCAGATCAGAAATGGGGACACACGGAGGCGTGAGATGGAGgagcctgggggagggtgggggggggggcgttgagGAGAAGGAGGCGGAAGTTTCAGGTTCTGAACCGCTCTAAGCCTTACAGGTTCTTAGGATGCCGTACCTGATTCAGACTTTCAGAGCTTGGAGACCCGAGTAGTAATGCAAATCCCCTTTCAGTCTGTACCCCATCCTGCCCAAATACCAATGCCCTTCAGTTTATCCCCGAGAGGGATGATTCCTTAAGACTGACACAGTACTGAGAATGGAATCACAGCACGAGAGAGTTGTTAAATAATAGTACCAACTATGTAGAATGTTTGTAGTTAAAAAGCACTTGGAACAGTACACAGTATGTAATCAAATATCGGCTGCCATTATCATCAGTATCATCATTTTCCCACCCTGTTCTCTGGCACGGACCTAGTGCAAGTGGATTCAGAAGAAGTGACTAGAAAACTTCATCACTAATTGGCAGAGCAACTCCCTAGCCTGCTACTATTAACTGGGGGGCAATAAAGTGAACTTTA is part of the Felis catus isolate Fca126 chromosome D1, F.catus_Fca126_mat1.0, whole genome shotgun sequence genome and harbors:
- the CD1H11orf52 gene encoding uncharacterized protein C11orf52 homolog isoform X1, which encodes MHKPLYVEKQLGSLRGNRAPWETGFAAGDTESQARRTLKQQQQQQNGTKAHDTTGRMYEQVLEKPASQERSRGLSVKENSLHYADIQVYSCTQPRSALEVKHLQSENATEYATLRFPQATPRYDSKNGTLV
- the CD1H11orf52 gene encoding uncharacterized protein C11orf52 homolog isoform X2, yielding MGNRLCCGGHWSCPSTSQRKKKMESQARRTLKQQQQQQNGTKAHDTTGRMYEQVLEKPASQERSRGLSVKENSLHYADIQVYSCTQPRSALEVKHLQSENATEYATLRFPQATPRYDSKNGTLV